ACATTACAATCTGTTAAAAAAGAATTTGGAACCAAAGAAATTCTCAGAGAAGCTAACTTTAGTTTAGATGCAACGGATAAAGTCGGTTTAATTGGAACCAATGGGTCAGGAAAATCAACCTTATTAAAAATGATTGCTGGACAGGAACCCATTGATGGGGGGCAACTTTGGGTGAACCCTAGAGCTAAAGTCATCTATTTACCGCAACAACCGAATTTAGATGAAAATCGCACGGTTTTAGAACAAATTTTTGCCGATAGTGGCGAACAAATGCACTTAATTCAAGAATATGAAGATTTATCTCATAAATTAGCAAAACATCCTGAAGATTCTCAACTCTTAACGCGATTTTCCCAAGTGACTCAAAAAATGGATGCAACCAACGCTTGGGAATTAGAAAACCGAGCTAAAATTATTTTAACAAAATTAGGCATTGAAGATTTTGACACACCTATTCGTCAGTTATCCGGGGGATATCGCAAACGCATTGCTTTAGCAACAGCGTTATTAGTTGAACCGGATGTTTTATTAATGGATGAACCGACTAACCATTTAGATGCAATGTCCGTTGAATGGTTGCAAGATTACTTGAAAAATTATCGTGGTGCTTTACTTTTAATTACCCATGACCGTTATTTTTTAGACCAAGTAACGAATCGAATTTTAGAATTAGACCGAGGGGACTTATTTACCTATTCAGGGAATTATTCTTATTTTTTAGAAAAGAAAGCAGAAGCCGAGGATATTGCTGTAAGTCAACAACGCAAACATCGGGGAGTTTTACGCCGAGAATTAGAATGGTTGAAGCGAGGGCCAAAAGCCAGAAGTACCAAACAAAAAGCTCGAATTCAACGCATCGAAGGAATGCAAGAAACGGAGTTTAAACAAATTCAGGGGAAAGTGGAAATTTCAACTCCAGGTCGTCGGATTGGGAAAAAGGTAATTGAATTAAATAACGTTTCTAAATCCTATGATAATCGGGTTTTAATTCAAGAGTTTACCTATAGTTTTAATCCCGATGACCGTTTAGGAATTATTGGGGGAAATGGAGTCGGAAAATCAACGTTATTAGATATGATTACAGGTCGAGTCCAACCGGATAGCGGAATATTAGAAATAGGGTCAACGATTCATATCGGTTATTTTGACCAACATTCCGAAGATTTGTTAGCCGCCATGAATGAAAACCAGCGTGTAATTGATTATTTAAAAGAAGTAGCTGAATACGTTAAAACCGCCGATGGAACCCAAATTACCGCCTCTCAAATGTTAGAACGGTTTTTGTTTCCTCCCAATCAACAATATTCACCATTAAACAAACTTTCGGGAGGTGAAAAACGACGGTTATTTTTATTACGAGTATTAATGAGTGCGCCGAATGTATTAATTTTGGATGAACCCACGAATGATTTAGATGTGCAAACTTTATCGGTTTTAGAAGATTATTTAGAGGATTTTAATGGCTGTGTGATAGTGGTTTCCCACGACCGTTATTTTTTAGACCGAACCGTTGAAACAATTTTTTCCTTTGAATCTGGGGGGATTTTACGACAATATCCAGGGAATTATTCGGTTTATTTAGATTATAAAAAATCCGAGGAATTAGAGTTAAGTCGCCAGACGGTAAAAGTTGAAGAAAAACTGAAAGATGCAGGAATAGAGTCTGATAAATCTCAACGGTATTCTTGGGATAAAAGTGGACAACGGAAATTATCGTCTAAAGAACGGCGAGAATATGAAAAGTTAGAGACAAAAATTGCTGAGTTAGAAGCGAAAAAAATAGAGTTAGAACAGCAATTATATCATGCACCTCCGGGGGCGGTTTCTAAAGTTCAAGACTTACATCAACAAGTAGAAACCATTACCCAAGAGATTGATAATGCCACAGAACGGTGGCTAGAATTAGCAGAAATTGCTTCTTCTAACTAACAAAAGGTAGAGATAATTTTAATTACCTTTACTCCTGTAAATTAAGCTATAAACGGCTTTGTTCGATGGGGGCTGAGGGATTAAGATTGGTATCAATGGTTTTAGGTTGACTTGCCACCCGAATTAATCCTATTAATAATACCAAAATCACTCCCATCAACGGCCAGAATGAATCTTCGGAGGATTTCTGTTTAGAGCTAGCGGATTTTTCTCCAATCTCTCGAATATCATATTCATTCCCGCCACAACTTTGACAAAACATCACGTTTTTGTTGTAGGGATGGGGTAGAAAGTCACAGGGAAGTTTTTGAAGACCTTCATGATTTTTATAGGGGCAATTCACTTTATGAGTCATATCAACCTCCCTCTTTGTGGGATGATTAAAGAGTATTCCTTTTAAATGAAATACACCCTGCTAAAAAGGTTTATCTTTATAATATAACGGTTATTTTCCGCAAAAGTCTCTATGAAAAGGGGGAAATTAAGCTTCTATCCATAGGCTGATAACCTCAGATATTTTTCTATCTTATTAT
The sequence above is a segment of the Planktothrix tepida PCC 9214 genome. Coding sequences within it:
- a CDS encoding ABC-F family ATP-binding cassette domain-containing protein, whose product is MSIFTLQSVKKEFGTKEILREANFSLDATDKVGLIGTNGSGKSTLLKMIAGQEPIDGGQLWVNPRAKVIYLPQQPNLDENRTVLEQIFADSGEQMHLIQEYEDLSHKLAKHPEDSQLLTRFSQVTQKMDATNAWELENRAKIILTKLGIEDFDTPIRQLSGGYRKRIALATALLVEPDVLLMDEPTNHLDAMSVEWLQDYLKNYRGALLLITHDRYFLDQVTNRILELDRGDLFTYSGNYSYFLEKKAEAEDIAVSQQRKHRGVLRRELEWLKRGPKARSTKQKARIQRIEGMQETEFKQIQGKVEISTPGRRIGKKVIELNNVSKSYDNRVLIQEFTYSFNPDDRLGIIGGNGVGKSTLLDMITGRVQPDSGILEIGSTIHIGYFDQHSEDLLAAMNENQRVIDYLKEVAEYVKTADGTQITASQMLERFLFPPNQQYSPLNKLSGGEKRRLFLLRVLMSAPNVLILDEPTNDLDVQTLSVLEDYLEDFNGCVIVVSHDRYFLDRTVETIFSFESGGILRQYPGNYSVYLDYKKSEELELSRQTVKVEEKLKDAGIESDKSQRYSWDKSGQRKLSSKERREYEKLETKIAELEAKKIELEQQLYHAPPGAVSKVQDLHQQVETITQEIDNATERWLELAEIASSN